The sequence TCGATTAGATTTCAATTCTTCACAAGAAATAGAAGGCGAAACTTTTCCGTTGGTCAATGATGTATCTTATGCTTTTACAGACGCTTTTTTTGGACTTCATTATAAAGTAAAAAAAGGAAAATTCATTTTCACGCCAGGTGTTACACTTCATAATTACAACCTTAAAAACGAGCAACTCGGAAGTACCGTAACGCAGAATGATTGGATGATTTTACCAGACGTAAACGTTATTGTTGAGTTGAAAAAGAGCGAAAATATTAGGTTTAATTATGCCATCACTTCAGAATATACAGACATCAATAATTACGCTCAAGCTTTTGTTTTCAACAACTACAATAATTTATATCGAGGAAATAGAAATTTAGAGAATTCACTTTCGCAAAGTTATAGTTTGACTTATTTCAGCTTTAATCTTTTCAACTATACCAATATTGGTGGAAATTTGAGCTATACCAGACAGATTGATGCTATAAAATCCAATGCTGAATTGGTGGGAATTAATTTAGTGAGCAGCCCAATAAATTATGACAGCAACTTTCCAGATGAAACATTTTCGGCAATTGGAAGGTTTAGTAAAACCATAAAAAAAGTTCAGTTTAAAATTGACGCGGCAGTTATTTTAACCAAAACGAACAATACAATTAACGAAGAAATTCGCGAAAGCCAAAGTCTTACGCAAAATTACAATGCCAGTATTTTAAGCAATTTCAAAACCTTCCCAAATTTTGAAGTTGGTTATCGTTTCGTTAAAAATGATTACGACAATGGTGGATCAAAACAGGTTTTTTTCACAAACCGTCCGTATGCAAATGTGAACCTTCGTTTTTTGAAGGATTTCAATCTTTTTGCAGAGTGGGATTATTACAATTATGCCAATAATCTTAAAACGGTTAAAAATGATTATTCCTTCTTCAACGCAAATTTATACTATAAACAAGGCGAAAGTCCGTGGGAATTTTCAGTTCAAGCCACTAATATTTTGAATACCGAATCCATAAACAATGACAGTTTTAATGAGCAGTATAGCACCACTTCACAATACTTTGTAATGCCGCGCATTGTAATGTTTGTTGTGAAATATGATTTGTAAATGTCCTTGCGAGCTGAGCGAAGCAATCTCACTAAATTTTCCGTCATTCTAAATTAATGTTTATTTTTGAACTATCCCTTTGCAATTGTGATAGTCTTATATCTTACGTCTTTTAGCGCAGCGGTCTTAAATCTTTTTTATGAGAAATATTTTCCTCGGAATTGTAATTGCCTTTGTAATCGTTTTCGGTTTGCGTTATTGTGAAGACCGCAAAGACACTCGTGAACAATTAGAAGCCAACACAGCTTTAATCCAAAAGGAGTTAAAAAATGTAGGAAAATTGATTGTTACTGAAGGTAGCTACGCACAAGTTTTCAGTTATAATGATAGTAAAGATTTAATGTACGGTCTTTTTGATGCTCGAAAAAAAGCGTTGATTGTGGTAAATGCAAAAGCAAGCATAGCTTATGATTTGAGTCAAGTAACTACAAATATTGACGAAGTCACAAAAACTGTCACCATAACAAACATCCCCGAACCTGAACTTTCTATAAATCCGAATATTGAGTATTATGATGTTACGCAAGATTATTTAAATCAGTTTACGGCGTCAGATTACAACAAAATAAAACAACGTGTTGAAAAATCACTTCGAAAAAAAATAGAGGCATCTCAACTTCGAACAAATGCCCAAAATAGGCTCATTTCTGAGCTTCAGAAAATATTCATTCTCACCAATTCTATGGGTTGGACGCTTAAATATAATGGAAACCCAATTGAAGAAGAAAAAGATTTTAAGAAACTGAAATTATAGTTTTTTACTCAAACTAAACCAGCCGCCACCATTCATCGCTTCCACGCCATTACTTTTTAAAATCCCAGCAGCACTCGCACTGCGCATTCCGCTGGCGCAACAAGTAATGATTGGTTTGTTCCATTTCTTTATATCATTCATTTTTGAAGAAATACTTTGAAGCGGTATATTTTTTGAACCAGGAATGGCTCCGCCGTCATATTCTCCCTTACTGCGAACATCTATAATAATAGCGCCACGGCTTTTAAAATCTTCAATTTTCTTTGCTTTGTTTCCGAATAAAAAATCTAATAATCCCATCTAATAATTTTTATATTGTTATACTGAGCGCAGTCCAAGTGCTTTTCTCAGCATTTTTTTAATTAATAATTAGTTCTGGTCACTAAGCGAAGCCGAAGTGCCAAGTAACGACAACCCACCTTCAATTAAATGCGCTACTTTTGGCCGCTTTTCCGTCAAATGTAAAAGATGTTTTAAAACTTCTTCAGAAAAATTTGAATTCGTTTTTGCAACCAACTCAAAAATTTC comes from Aequorivita sublithincola DSM 14238 and encodes:
- a CDS encoding DUF4230 domain-containing protein, which encodes MRNIFLGIVIAFVIVFGLRYCEDRKDTREQLEANTALIQKELKNVGKLIVTEGSYAQVFSYNDSKDLMYGLFDARKKALIVVNAKASIAYDLSQVTTNIDEVTKTVTITNIPEPELSINPNIEYYDVTQDYLNQFTASDYNKIKQRVEKSLRKKIEASQLRTNAQNRLISELQKIFILTNSMGWTLKYNGNPIEEEKDFKKLKL
- a CDS encoding rhodanese-like domain-containing protein; protein product: MGLLDFLFGNKAKKIEDFKSRGAIIIDVRSKGEYDGGAIPGSKNIPLQSISSKMNDIKKWNKPIITCCASGMRSASAAGILKSNGVEAMNGGGWFSLSKKL